Proteins co-encoded in one Arachis hypogaea cultivar Tifrunner chromosome 13, arahy.Tifrunner.gnm2.J5K5, whole genome shotgun sequence genomic window:
- the LOC112737789 gene encoding senescence-specific cysteine protease SAG39: protein MTMTTTSFIQFHQIICFFLILTLWNSQVTMSRRLLESACTRETHEKWMEEYGKVYKDGEEKERRFQIFKNNVEFIESFNVAGDKSFKLSVNRFADLSVEEFKASLNGLPKSHWPGTTMESKTTPFQHENVTDIPETVDWRKRGVVTPIKDQGGCYSCWAFSTVASIEGIHKIATGKLVSLSEQELVDCVRGDTTGCKGGYMEDAFRFIVKKGGITSESNYSYKGVDKTCKANEKETRKHNVAKIKGFEKVPSNNEKALLKAVAKQPVSVYVQAGGDDFQFYSSGIFTGKCGTEPDHAVTVVGYGKAKDGTKYWIIKNSWGTDWGEKGYMRIERDIHAKEGLCGIANNPSYPII from the exons ATGACGATGACTACTACTTCGTTTATCCAATTTCACCAAATAATTTGTTTCTTTCTCATTCTCACTTTATGGAACTCACAAGTAACAATGTCACGCAGGCTTTTAGAGTCTGCATGCACAAGAGAGACACATGAGAAATGGATGGAAGAATATGGAAAAGTGTATAAGGAtggtgaagagaaagaaagaaggttCCAAATATTCAAGAACAATGTTGAGTTCATTGAGTCCTTCAATGTGGCTGGGGACAAAAGTTTCAAGCTTAGTGTTAACCGATTTGCGGACCTAAGCGTTGAAGAGTTCAAGGCTTCTCTTAATGGCCTTCCCAAGAGTCATTGGCCGGGGACGACCATGGAatccaaaacgacgccgtttcagcATGAGAATGTAACTGACATTCCAGAAACTGTGGACTGGAGGAAAAGAGGAGTTGTTACACCAATCAAGGACCAAGGCGGATGtt ATAGTTGTTGGGCATTTTCAACTGTGGCTTCAATTGAAGGTATTCACAAAATAGCTACAGGTAAATTGGTGTCTCTCTCAGAGCAAGAACTAGTAGATTGTGTCAGAGGCGACACAACAGGATGCAAAGGTGGTTATATGGAAGACGCATTTAGATTCATTGTAAAGAAAGGAGGAATAACGAGTGAGTCAAACTACTCTTACAAAGGAGTTGATAAGACTTGTAAGGCAAATGAGAAGGAAACAAGAAAACACAATGTAGCTAAGATAAAAGGGTTCGAGAAGGTTCCTTCCAATAATGAAAAGGCTCTTCTCAAAGCTGTGGCAAAACAACCAGTGTCGGTTTATGTTCAAGCTGGTGGGGATGATTTTCAATTTTATTCCAGTGGTATTTTTACTGGGAAATGTGGGACTGAGCCAGATCATGCCGTTACCGTAGTTGGTTATGGTAAAGCTAAGGATGGTACTAAGTATTGGATAATAAAGAATTCATGGGGTACTGATTGGGGAGAGAAAGGGTACATGAGGATAGAGAGAGATATTCATGCCAAAGAAGGGTTATGCGGAATTGCCAACAATCCCTCGTATCCAATTATTTAA